In Ipomoea triloba cultivar NCNSP0323 chromosome 7, ASM357664v1, a single genomic region encodes these proteins:
- the LOC116025447 gene encoding methylcrotonoyl-CoA carboxylase subunit alpha, mitochondrial, producing MSTISSILRREIHRKPHVLSRRSLFSTAAPATKDHNATQKIEKILIANRGEIACRIIRTAKRLGIRTVAVYSDADRYSLHVKSADEAVRIGPPPARLSYLNAPTIVEAAARTGAQAIHPGYGFLSESADFAQLCEDEGLIFIGPPASAIRDMGDKSASKRIMGAAGVPLVPGYHGEEQDVDLMRSEAEKIGYPILIKPTHGGGGKGMRIVQSPSEFVDSFLGAQREAAASFGINTILLEKYITKPRHIEVQIFGDKIGNIIHLHERDCSVQRRHQKIIEEAPAPNIYSEFRTHLGQSAVSAAKAVNYHSAGTVEFIVDTLSGEFYFMEMNTRLQVEHPVTEMIVGQDLVEWQVRVASGEPLPLSQSQVPLSGHAFEARIYAENVSKGFLPATGVLHHYRPVPVSSSVRVETGVEEGDTVSMHYDPMIAKLVVWGENRPAALIKMKDCLSKFQVAGLPTNIDFLSKLAHHFAFENGEVETHFIEQYKDDLFISAGIAQEACNAMRCGASIAAACICKMELAASRDSAPGGLFMWYADPPFRVHRLASRTMELEGDDEYNYNGSKNLNVSITYLDDGKFLVETGESTSPCLEVKVEQLSNENYMVEVDGVKLNVSLAVYSKDHFKHIHIWHGQYHHHFKQSIGLELFDDDELQHKPSNESASHPPGTVVAPMAGLVVKVLVKDGEKVQQGQPVLVLEAMKMEHVVKAPNTGYVSGLEVEVGQQIYDGVPLFSIKNS from the exons ATGTCTACCATTTCTTCTATACTCCGGCGGGAAATCCACCGGAAACCGCACGTTCTTAGCCGGCGATCTCTATTTTCTACTGCGGCGCCGGCGACGAAGGACCACAATGCTACTCAAAAGATTGAAAAAATACTTATAGCTAATAGGGGCGAAATAGCTTGTAGAATCATTAGAACCGCCAAAAGACTAGGGATTCGTACTGTCGCCGTCTACAGCGACGCCGATAGGTACAGTCTGCACGTAAAATCGGCCGACGAGGCTGTTCGTATTGGTCCTCCGCCGGCGCGTCTCAGCTACTTGAACGCTCCAACAATTGTGGAAGCCGCAGCTCGGACTGGAGCACAG GCTATCCACCCAGGTTATGGTTTCTTATCGGAAAGTGCTGATTTTGCTCAACTCTGTGAAGATGAAGGCTTGATCTTTATTGGACCTCCTGCATCTGCAATCCGTGATATGGGCGACAAAAG TGCTTCAAAGAGAATAATGGGTGCAGCAGGGGTGCCACTTGTACCTGGATATCACGGTGAAGAACAAGATGTTGACTTAATGAGATCAGAAGCAGAGAAAATTGGCTATCCTATTTTAATTAAGCCGACTCATGGAGGTGGAGGAAAG GGCATGAGAATTGTTCAAAGTCCTAGTGAATTTGTTGATTCATTCTTGGGTGCTCAACGAGAGGCTGCTGCATCTTTTGGCATAAACACAATCTTGCTAGAGAAATATATTACTAAACCAAGACACATTGAAGTCCAG ATATTTGGTGACAAGATTGGTAATATTATCCATCTCCATGAGAGAGATTGCAGTGTTCAAAGAAGGCACcaaaaaataattgaagaagCTCCTGCT CCAAATATTTATAGTGAGTTCCGGACCCACTTGGGTCAATCTGCTGTATCTGCAGCTAAG GCAGTTAATTATCATAGTGCTGGTACTGTGGAATTTATCGTTGATACTCTTTCaggagaattttattttatggagATGAATACCCGCCTTCAG GTTGAACACCCTGTTACCGAGATGATTGTTGGTCAAGATCTTGTGGAGTGGCAAGTACGTGTTGCAAGTGGAGAGCCTCTTCCTTTGAGCCAATCACAGGTTCCTTTATCAG GTCATGCTTTTGAAGCCCGGATATATGCTGAAAATGTCTCCAAAGGGTTTCTTCCTGCTACTGGGGTTCTTCATCATTATCGTCCTGTTCCAGTTTCATCATCAG TTAGAGTTGAGACTGGAGTTGAGGAAGGGGACACTGTAAGCATGCATTATGATCCTATGATTGCCAAGCTTGTAGTATGGGGAGAGAATCGCCCTGCAGCATTGATAAAAATGAAAGACTGCTTGTCAAAGTTTCAG GTTGCAGGTTTGCCAACCAACATAGATTTCCTGTCTAAACTTGCACACCATTTTGCTTTTGAAAATGGTGAAGTGGAAACTCATTTCATTGAGCAGTATAAAGATGATCTATTCATCAGTGCTGGAATTGCACAAGAAGCATGTAATGCCATGAGATGTGGTGCATCTATTGCTGCTGCTTGCATTTGCAAAATGGAGCTCGCAGCATCAAGGGATAGTGCCCCTG GAGGTCTGTTTATGTGGTATGCTGATCCTCCTTTTAGAGTACATCGTTTGGCTAGTCGAACTATGGAGCTTGAAGGCGATGATGAGTATAACTATAATGgctcaaaaaatttaaatgtttcCATAACCTATTTGGATGATGGGAAATTCCTAGTTGAG ACAGGAGAAAGCACTTCCCCCTGTTTGGAGGTCAAAGTAGAACAGTTAAGCAATGAAAACTATATGGTTGAAGTAGACGGTGTAAAACTAAATGTGAGCCTTGCTGTTTATTCCAAG GACCATTTTAAGCACATCCACATTTGGCATGGTCAATACCATCATCACTTCAAACAAAGTATAGGTCTTGAACtgtttgatgatgatgaactGCAACACAAACCTTCCAATGAGTCTGCGTCTCATCCTCCTGGAACTGTAGTGGCCCCGATGGCTGGTCTAGTGGTTAAAGTTTTGGTGAAGGATGGGGAAAAAGTTCAGCAAGGCCAACCAGTATTGGTATTAGAAGCAATGAAGATGGAG CATGTCGTGAAAGCTCCAAATACTGGCTATGTTAGTGGACTTGAGGTTGAAGTGGGCCAGCAGATTTATGATGGTGTTCCTCTCTTCAGTATCAAG AATTCATAG